The Zea mays cultivar B73 chromosome 7, Zm-B73-REFERENCE-NAM-5.0, whole genome shotgun sequence DNA segment CCATAAATTTAGAGTTGGCTTTGCCTAGTGTTGGTGTAATGCAAGATGGAGAATCTGTTGGTTCATTGCTGCAATAAGCCAATAACTCATCTTTCATCTGCTCTGTAAATTGCTGGCTTGATAAAGAAGGGATGTTTTTGCAGTACTACTAGCATCAATCTTCGTCCTTGTCTTAATAGTATCCCATTCCATGCCTTATCAGCACCAAATAGATGAGCCCACTCAATACATTCAGTTCTTTCATAACTCTTTTGTAGCCAAATCTCTGCTACAGAATCCAAGTTTCTCAGTTTATATAATAGTTTCAATTAGGTCAGATCGAAGACAAAGAGTTTTGGTGCAAGCTTACTTACTCCTATATCAATATTGATAGCATTTTTACATGTGCTGTTGAGGACTTGATGTCACACTTGTTCTTTTGTCTACAAAAACACAATCATTTCTTGTTCCAAACAACTATATCTTATCTACTCCATTTCAGGCTGGCAAAACATTAAGTGCTCGGAAATGGCAGGCTGCATTTAGTCCCGATGGCTGTCTTGATATTGCCTCAGTCCTAAGCCGGATACAAAGAGGAGTAAGATTCCTTAGTTTCACATATGCTCCTTGTCCTACAGATATTTCTTATGTGTGTTATGCTCATTTACTAATGTTTACATACCAATCAATATGATCTATCTTCTTTTAGGGTGTCCATCCGACAGTCAGAGGAGAGGTCTGGGAATTCTTACTTGGTTGTTTCGATCCCAGAAGTACCTTTGATGAAAGGGAAGAGATCAGGCAAATACGGAGGTAATTGCTTGAGTAAAAATATATAGGGCATTTCTTGTTTGATAGGTATTTTTTCTCATTAGGAAATCTGTAAGTATTTGCCCCCTTAAAGTTATAGAGTGATAGTAATGCATGTCGACTCACCAATTAAATTGTTGCTTTTTTCTGCTAGTTATTCCATATTGGATCATCATTTAAATTTCCTGTTTTTTCTCTTACTAAATACAATATTTCTACCAAGAAAAGTTAGTGTGACCTTTGTGGTGTAGACAAAGAAATAAGGTTTGGCACCATCACCCCTTTTGAGGATGGCAAGCTTCAGTTTATACTCAATTATCATATAAAGTAATTGTTTAGTTCCTCCCCATGTATTGTCCTCGCATTGCAGATGCTTCCTGATATCTCTATAATAATTTTTTCTGATGATTTCTATTTATAGGAATAAAGAATTATCCAAACATGATGTTCGCTTAGCTTGAATTTGGTCTTGAACGTAATTAACCCGTATGGCCTCAAGTAGGCCACCATGAGAGTGGTAAGAGATTTTTATTGGGAAAACTTAGATGGCATAGATAGAGGTATACTTGTTAGTAAGAAGCTTTTTCATAGGAGATCTCAATGAACATGTAGGTACAATAAATGTAGGTTTGAAGACGGTTCATAGGGATTTTGGATATGGTAGTAGGAATCAATAGGGAGAGCAAGTCTTGAACTTTGCTTTAGCTTTTGATGCGTTGATAGCCAACATTTTATTTAGAAAAAGAGAGTCCCATTTAGCGACCTATAATAATAGCCAACATTCTAGTTAGATTGACTTTATCCTCACGATACGAGAGGATAAATGATCATGCCTCAGTTACAAGGTGATACTTGAGAAGTGTGTTGTCTCTCAGCATAAGCTTGCGGTGGCAGTCATTCATTTTCAGGTGCATACCCATAGGGATAAACAAGCTAAGATTACGAGAACAAAATGGTGAAGACCGAAAGGAAAGGCGTCAGAAGTCTTCAAGAAAAGGGCCATCAAAGAGGGCACTTGGAAGGAAAAAGATAATGCAAACAACATGTGGAAGAAGATGGCAACCTACATTCGAAAGGTGGTCTCAGAGGTTTGTTGAGCAACCAAAAGGAGTGGAGACGAAGCTAAAGATATTTGATGGTAGAATTAGAAAGTCCAAAGGGTTATTATGGAGAATAAAGAATGCTATAGACAATTGAACCATAACCTGAGTGTGGACAACATAGAGAAGTACAAAGTAGCAAAGAAGACCGTAAAGCGAGCTGCGAGTGTGGCAATGGGTAGGGCATACGCGAATCTTTGCTAATGTTTGAGTATGAAGGAAGGAGAGAAAGACATATAGGATGGCTAGAGTCCCTGAGTGGAAGAGAAGGTGCTTCAATCAAGTTAAGTGCATAAATGATGAAGTGCAACACCTCTCGGGAGGATGAGATCAGACATATATGGTGAGAATATTTTAACAAATTGTTCAATTGAAAGAATGATGATACAACCTCAGTTGGACAACTCTTTTGATGACACTAATAGGCGCTTAGGATCCAAGAATTTATGGTTAGAGAGGTATTGAAAAGGATCAAAGAGGATAAGGCAATGGGTCCTGATGGTATCCCAATTGAGTCATGGAGATGCCTTAGGGACATAGCTATAATATGGCTAACCAAGTTGTTTAACTATATTTTTTCGAGTGAACAAGATACCTGATGAGTGGAAAAGTATATTGGTATCGGTCTTCAAGAATAAGGAAGATATTCAAGTTTGTACTAATTACCACGAAATTAAGATGATGAGTTGTACTGTGAAGCTATGGGAGAGTTATCGAGCATCGTTTGAGAGAAATGACAAGGATCTCTATGAACTAATTTGGTTTCATGCCCGAAAGGTTAACCATGGAAGCTATATTCTTATTAAGACAAGTGATGGAGCAGTATAATGAGCAAAAGAATGGCCTATACATGGTTTTCATTGACTTTAAGAAAGGTTATGACAAAATACCAAGGAAGGCTATGTGATGGACTTTGCATAAACATAAAATTCCATTGAAGTACGTTGGACTCGTTAAGGACATGTACAACAATGTTGTAACTAGTGTTCAAACAAGAGATGGAGACACTAATGACTTTCTGATTAGAACAGTACTACGTCAAGGGTCAACTTTAAGCTCTTACTTTTTTGCTATGGTGATGGATGAGGTCAGAAGGGACATACAAGGTGTATGTTTTTTGCGGACGATGTAGTGCTAGTTGGTGAAAGCGGGACATGAGTTAATAGGAAACTGGAGTTGTGGAGAGAGAGTCTAGAGTCCAAAGATTTTAGACTCAATAGAACTAAAATCGAATATGTAAGTTGTGATTTCGGCACTAATACCCATGAGGAAAGAGAAGTTGGTTTGAAAGGTCAAGTAGTGTCCAAAAAGGATAACTTTCGATACTTAAGATCAATACTATAAAGAAACATGGATATTGATGAAAATATTAGCTATAGAATCAAAGCAGGGTGCATGAAGTGACATCAAGCATCTAATGTTCTATGAGATAAGAGGGTGCCACAGAAGGTAAAAGGAAAGTTTTATAGGACGATAATTAGAGTTGTTATGCTGTATGGTGCAGAATGTTGGACTAAAAAGACAACTTGTTCAGCAAATAAGTATTGTGGAAATACGCATGCTACGCTGAATTTGTGTCCATACAAGAAGGGATCGAGTCTAGAACGATGATATACGTGAAAGGCTAGGAGTAGCATCAATTGAAGAAAATTTTGTCCAACACCAGTTAAGATGGTTCAGACATGTTCAATAGAGACCTCTAAAGGCATCGGTGTGTTGTGGAATCCTAAAGTTGCGATAGCAATAGGAAGAGAGGCAGGAGAGAACTGAAGTTAACATGTGTAGTGGCGGTAAAAGAAGACTTGAAGGGACGAAATATACCCAAACATTTAGTCTTGAGTAGAAGTGCATAGAAAATCACTATCCATGTGTTTGAACTCGTAGTTTCTGTTAGGTTTCAAGTCTATCCTGTCCTAACTCTTATTCCAACTCGCTTGGGACTAAAAAGCTTTATTGATGATGATGAATCACACAGGATACAATATGACAGATGGAAGGAAGATTGTCGACAGATGGATTCGCATGTTGGTAGCGGTAAAGTTATCACAGCACCACTTATCACTGAGGATGGCAGACCTATTAAGGATCCTCTGGTTTTACTTGAGGCTACTGCCGACAAGGACACTTCAGAAGTTGCTCCATCTACCAGTATAAATGGAAATGAAATTGATGAATCTGCAGAACGCATTACCGATAAACAAATTATCGAGTGGAAGCTGACATTGCATCAAATTGGTATCCTTTAACTTCTATTtcttttttctctacttccttggattcttcTCCCCCTATCTTTTTTATTGACCTTTAAATATCAATATAGGGCTTGACGTTTTACGCACTGATCGTACCATGGTATTTTATGAGAACAAAGAAAATCTTTCCAAATTATGGGATATTCTAGCCGTGTATGCATGGATTGACAAAGATGTTGGTTACTGCCAAGGTTAGCTACATCAGACATTCAGAGAAAACTCATGCACAGTCTAGATAAGCTCACAGGTGTATTATCATTTATACTTCATACAGGAATGAGTGATTTATGCTCACCAATGATAGTTCTACTAAAGGATGAAGCAGATGCCTTTTGGTGCTTTGAGAAATTGATGCGTAGATTGGTATGTTCTGCTTTTGTAAATTTTCTTCTAAAATCTCAGAAACATACATCTGCTTTCTTTCATGTTTGACATCATTCTGATCACTTTGATGATTGAAATTTAGCGAGGAAATTTCAAATGCACAGATCAATCTGTGGGAGTATCCAACCAACTTCAACATCTTGCATCTATTATTCAGGTTCTTGACCCAAAGCTACATGACCACCTAGGTAATACGGGTAGCACAAATTTGTCCAAAAGTCAATCTTAATTTTGTCTTCTGTGAATAGTCTCTTATGGTACTGAATTCTGAATGCAGAAACTCTTGGCGGAGGTGACTACCTTTTTGCGTTCCGAATGTTCATGGTGCTATTTAGGCGTGAAGTATCATTTGGAGACTCCTTATACCTCTGGGAGGTATGAAGCTACCATAATAATAATACAATATGATGAATGTATGCAGAATGAGACCATTGGTTGTCTCTTGGTTCTTCTCATTGATGTTTGTCGTTCATGATCTTGAGGCATACTCTTTGCAAAAATAACATTTTTGTGATACCTTAAGAGCTTTATGTGCAGCTTTGATTTATTTCACTAGAATAATGATATTCTTTTTTTAATAAGCCTTATGTTAATTTGAACTCATCTTCTGTCTTTCAAACCTCCGAACAGATGATGTGGGCTCTAGAATACGACCCTGACATTTTCTTCGCAACATGCGAAGAACAAGGTGCAGTACATAAAAATAAAGTTTCTAAATCCAAACTGAAAGGACTGCGCCATTTTGGCAAGTGGGATAAGGACAAGGATAAGGAAGATGATAAGAATGGGGCTGAGGACGGTGAAGATGGTCCGGTTCCGATTTCAGTCTTCATGGTTGCAAGTGTCCTCAAGGAGAAGAGAGAAAAGCTGTTACAAGAAGCCAGAGGACTGGATGATCTTATCAGGGTAAGGGGCATAATCTTTCCTTCCTGGAGTTCACAAACGATTACTTTGATCTATGATTGGGTTTTACGTCAACGATATTAACATTTGTTTTTATTTCCTTCCAGATATTGAACGATGTAAATGGGAACTTAGATGCTAAGAAAGCTTGCGCTGGAGCATTGAAACTTCACAAAAAATACCTGAAAAAGGTAACCAGCTATCCTATTGGCAATCAAGCCCCTGCCATCATGTTGGCTAGTACTaactccgttctcgaatatttgtcgtccgctagttcatttttaaactaaCGTGCACATAAAGGCTGTAAATATGTAATATAGTGCCGATATGTGTAATGCAGGGATTTTCTTACTTGACAACTGAGTACGCTGCACTTGTTGTTTTGGCAGGTACAAGCAAAGAAACCTTAAACGTGCCATGGAACACACGTCCCCAATGGGGCTATCGTTACCATTTCAACATACACGACCATTTTCTACACACAACTTTGAGTGAAGATTTATCGGACACAGGTGGTAATCGTCTGACATGTCCTGAGATACACGGAGACTGATGGTGCCAGGCTAGTGGGTTGAGTACAGGATGAGCGCAACCGGTAGTGTGTATATCACGTTCTTTGTACTCAAGAATTTTGTACAGACAGAAGGCGGTGCGGATAGCATGCCTTGCATacataataatttcaatacaggtTGAAAACTTGAAATCAACACACCTTGCGACAGAATTCAGCTTCAAGAAAGTTCTTCTGCACATATTGTAAAGCTGTAAAAGTGTACGATCTAATGTTTTCATTAATGTACACATACCAAGAGAACTAATAAGATGACCTGGCATGAGGCGTTACCTAAAAACATAGGTTAAGAGAATTATAATAGTTAGTCATATTAAACGAATCTATAAAAATATGAAATTAAGACTATCTTTGGTACATCGTGTAAAATAGGGAACATGGCATTGTAGATAGAAATTAAGtctcttgctattcaaaattaaatagaaAGAGATTTAATCTCCTCTAATCTCTATGAAATGGTACAAGAcctaaggtgttgtttggttcaacCACAAAAGAGGTAACGCTAATGGGAATAGCTGCTCTTGGCATCTGTTACGATGCAATGATCAGCGGTTTTTGTTTGGTTACGGAGTAAAATAGCGTGGCAGTGAGTCACGGTCAGAGGGAGCGTTAATGACTTTTCACGAACCTCTAGCCTTATGCATCATACCTATAAATGTTTTTTCGAAAGATCCATTGTTTGTATTAGGCTGTCTTCAACAGGATTGTAGACGTGGATGCAGTTTCGTGGCATTTGAGGTGGCGAGAGCATCACGTAAAATGTACCTAGGGCTGCAAACGGGGTAGGTGTAAGCGAGTATTTTAGGTGGGTTTAAGAAATTGGTTTATTTTGGTGTGTTGTGATAGATTTTAATTGTGAATGGGTTGGGTTGGGTGGGTTTATTTTATATGTGGGTTAAAATGATTGATACCCATGGGTGTAGATGTGTTTATATAGGTGTAGCCTTCCATGAGTCTTCACCCATCCGTAAACTGTAAGACTATATTCGAGTCGACTCCCAACTTAGTCCCAAGTCCTAACATACCCAACTTAACCATAACTCCCCAAGTCTTTACCCGTGCACCAACGGTCGCATCCTGCTCCCTGCCCCGACGACCGGAGTCTCCCCTCTCCCCAAGTCTTCGCCTCGGCGGATGGAGCTCCCCCGGCTCCTGCTGACACCCGACGCTAATTAGACACTTTCATACTTAGACACTGACGCCCCCTATCCCCTGTCCCCTGGCGCTATAGATGGCCAATTGGCACTAACACGATGGACCAGTCCAGGCACGACAcgaaaaagcacggcccaggcatGACCCGACCCGGCTAGTATAGTGTCGTGTCTGGGCCGCTATTTCGACCCATAGTGCTGGCACAGGCACGACACAATTACATTTTTTTTGAAGATAATAGTTTACATATATTAAGTATAATAATTCAACATATAACATAATAAAATTGCAACTACATTGGCTATGTTGGTGTGTTTAAGTTTGTCATATATGTGGGGTGTGTGTTCAAGCTCCTATAGCTACACATTTTTTGTTAAATTATACAATATACTCAGATGGGTCAGCGTGCTACCGGGCCGGCCCGACACAGCTAGTTTATATTTCTTGCCAAAAATATAATTGTTCATTAAGGATCTTTAACAGATGTTTTTTGTTATTTTATCGAGACATAAAGGTTCATCGACCAAACTTGTTTTGTATCAGTGTATAATATTATTGTCACTGTTTTTTATGTCGTGGACTATGTTTTTTGTACGTCATTGAAACTACCTATAAAATTGTCACTGTGTATCAGTGTATTTGTATGCAGTTGGCTTGATGTGAGACAATAAGCTGAACCCATGGGGTTtccatgggtttccacccaattacGGGTTGGTTTGTGGTCAATAATATTATTGGATGGGTTGGGTTTAATTTCTTTCTTATATTTTGGGGTGGGTGTGGGATGGATATCAAATTTATTATATTTGGGTATGGGTGGGAGTGGGTTGGATTTTTTGCCATTAGCAGGCCTAAATGTACCGTATCAACCATACGGTCACGCATCTTGTTACTCACGCAGATGGAATGAATAAAGAATATAGATGAAGTAAGGATGTATGAGTGCGTGATGAAGAACGAAGCATGTTACCCATCATGTATGCCTTGGCATTCTTTTATTTTATCCTCTTTATCAATTGAATACACAAACGTGCCATCGGCTTTACACAAGAGATAGCTCGAATGTACTATGAAGACTAAGAGAGATGAATTATAAGCCCTTAAAAGATGCTTTATGTAtgatattgttcatctatttatagatgaGAGATACATCTTCGAGTAGAATTACAtacatgtgagagcacctagaggggggtgaataggtgatcctgtgaaacactgaaacttaatccacaaaacttgattaggagttagcacaattaagccaagtggttagagaggagaacttgcacaacacgataaccataaagagatcaacacagagatggcacagtggtttatcccgtggttcgaccaagtccaacacttgcctactccaagttgtggcgtcccaacggacgagggttgcaatcaacccctttcaagcagtccaaagacccacttgaataccacggtgttttgctttgctttactatatcccgtttgcgaggaatctccacaacttggagcctctcgcccttacactttgatgttcacaaagaagcatggagtaagagagggatgagcaacgcacacaagacacaaaatcagagcgacaacacgcacacaagtcgcaacaagagctcacaacacaactcgacgagttcacaactcaaataatagagctctaattgctaccgcaaagaatcaaatgtgcggaatcgaagtcttggtgcttaggaatgcttagagaatgcttggtgtcctcctccatgcgcctaggggccccttttatagccccaaggcagctaggagccgttgagagcattccaggaaggtaattcttgccttctgtcgcctggcgcaccggacagtccggtgcggatctctttccttatttggcgaagccgaccgttgcagtcttggagccgttggcgcaccggacactgtccggtgcacaccgaacagtacggtgccccatccgaccgttggcacttgccacgtgtcgcgcgcggatcctgcggccgaccgttggcccggctgactgttggctcaccggacagtccggtgcaccaccggacagtccggtgaattatagccatacgtcaccgacgaagtcccgagagcagcaagttcgcagatgccagcctggcacaccggacactgtccggtgcacccagactgagcagacttttggctgcttcgagccactctTTTTCAGTTGCATcttctctgattctaacacttagataaacatgttagtacacaaaaaccaatgtactaagtctagaatcatacctttgtattgatttgcaccttatccatcatttggcatagtttatcacttaagcacttgtgttggacactaaatcaccaaaatacttagaaatggcccaagggcacatttccctttcaatctccccctttttggtgatttatgccaacacaacataaagcatctaaaagaagtgcaacatcaattcaaatgagaacacaaatttgttttgaatcaaatttggcatatatggatcattctttgccaccacttggtttgtttttgcaaatcaaactcaattttctatctctaagtcaaacacacttgttgagacataaagagagttgttccaatagaaattgatcaaagatttcaaaaactccccctttttcccataatcaaccattctccccacaagtggccaacttttgacaaaagagacaataagagatttttgacaaatcaaaagctctattctactattttcaaaattctcaagtggtagctgatccatttcttgcttgggccttattttctccccctttggcatcaagcaccaaaacgggatcaatcttggccctaaacctcattgcctcaccaaaatcttcaaataggagtacaaaggcaataaggagATGTGAATGAACTTGGaatgagttaccctctcatcggagtgcagtggaagtctttcatggtccaagtccacctttcccttttaaTCCACCTGTGAGACTaagtcaagcaaactcaagcacacggttagtctcaaaggatcaagttgtagcacatctccccctaaatatgtgcatcacttgcaaaaggacttgtgaggtccggggagtgtttgtacaacttgagcaccacaagtaaacaacaatatgtataaggaacatgatcaaagcataatgcacatgtatgctataaatcaatccaagttccgcgaatctaagacatttagctcactacgcagcctgcaaaaggtcttcccatctagaggcttggtaaagatatcggctagctggttctcggtgctaacatgaaacacttcgatatcccccttttgctggtgatctctcaaaaagtgatgtcggatgtctatgtgatttgtgcggctgtgttcaacaggattatccgctatgcggatagcactctcattatcacataggagtgggactttgctcagattgtagccaaagtccctgagggtttgcctcatccaaagtagttgcgtgcaacactgtcctgcggcaacatactcggcctcagcggtggatagggcaacggaggtttgtttcttagaactccatgacaccagggaccttcctaagaattggcacgtccccgatgtactcttcctatcgaccttacatccagcatagttggagtctgaatatccaatcaagtcaaaggtagacccctttggataccagatcccgaagcaaggcgtagcgactaaatatctaagaattcgcttcacggccactaaatgacactcccttggatcagattgaaatctagcacacatgcatatgctaagcataatatccggtctactagcacataaataaagtaaagaccctatcatagaccggtatgctttttgatcaacggacttacctcctttgttgaggttggtgtgtccgtcggttcccattggagtctttgcgggcttggcgtccttcatcccaaaccgcttgatcaagtcttgtgtgtacttcgtttgggagatgaaggtcccatccttgagttgcttcacttggaacccaaggaaatagcttagctcgcccatcatcgatatctcaaacttttgagtcatcaccctgctaaactcttcacacgacttttggttagtagaaccaaatattatgtcatcgacatatatttggcacacaaaaagatcaccatcacaagtcttagtaaaaagagttggatcgactttcccaaccttaaaagcattagcaattaaaaagtctctaaggcattcataccatgctcttggggcttgcttaagtccatagagcgccttagagagcttacacacgtggtcggggtaccgttcatcctcgaagccagggggttgctccacgtacacctcttccttgattggcccgttgaggaaggcgctcttcacatccatttggaacaacctgaaggaatggtgagcggcatatgctcgcaatatacgaatggactctagcctagccacaggagcaaaagtctcctcaaagtccaaacctgcgacttgggcataaccttttgccacaagtcgtgccttgttccttgtcaccactccgtgctcgtcttgtttgttgcggaacacccactttgttcccacaacattttgcttgggacgaggcaccagtgtccaaacttcatttctcttgaagttattgagctcctcttgcatagccaacacccagtccggatctagcaaggcctcctctaccctgaaaggctcaatagaagagacaaaggagtaatgctcacaaaaattaactaatcgagaccgagtagttactcccttgctaatgtcactcaaaatctggtcgacgggatgatccctttgaatcattgctcgaacttgggttggaggtgccggttgtgcttcttcctccattacatgatcatcttgtgctcccccttgatcatacgcctcctcttgatgaacctgttcatcgtcttgagttgggggatgtaccatcgttgaggaagaaggttgatcttgc contains these protein-coding regions:
- the LOC100281686 gene encoding TBC domain containing protein — its product is MMKWGLSSGTPADSYYEVRSDCTDGVPKSKFKIKAGKTLSARKWQAAFSPDGCLDIASVLSRIQRGGVHPTVRGEVWEFLLGCFDPRSTFDEREEIRQIRRIQYDRWKEDCRQMDSHVGSGKVITAPLITEDGRPIKDPLVLLEATADKDTSEVAPSTSINGNEIDESAERITDKQIIEWKLTLHQIGLDVLRTDRTMVFYENKENLSKLWDILAVYAWIDKDVGYCQGMSDLCSPMIVLLKDEADAFWCFEKLMRRLRGNFKCTDQSVGVSNQLQHLASIIQVLDPKLHDHLETLGGGDYLFAFRMFMVLFRREVSFGDSLYLWEMMWALEYDPDIFFATCEEQGAVHKNKVSKSKLKGLRHFGKWDKDKDKEDDKNGAEDGEDGPVPISVFMVASVLKEKREKLLQEARGLDDLIRILNDVNGNLDAKKACAGALKLHKKYLKKVQAKKP